The following is a genomic window from Bacteroidia bacterium.
CTTCAACCAGTAAAATTTGAAGAAAACGAAGGCGAAGTTCGTTCTAAACCTCTATTTTGGATTTATTACCCTGAAGCAAGAAGCATTTTCGCAAATGCAGAAGTGTTCAATCGCCAAAACGATGCTGAACGTAAAACCCTCGAAGATATTTTTTGGAAAAGAATGTTCGGTAGCTATATCTTTAGAGAACAAAATGTTTATAACAGAACCATTTCAGAATACGCTCAGGGAATGGATGCCTTGTTGGAAGCTGAACGAGTAAAAGACGACATTTTTAAATTAGAACACGACCTTTGGGAATATTAATCCCCTGAAAATCCCTCCAAACCGGAGGGATTTTTTTTTGTTACAAAAATTTAGCTATTTCCGAATTCTCTATGTAATAGATGCAATTACCTTTGCAACTTATATAATGAAAAAATCAATTCTCCTCTTGATAACAATAGTCTACCTAATATTATTAGGTATTCAGGCTTGGGGGAACATTTTTCATTTTAATAAATCTAAACCTTCGTATAACAAATTAATTTTCGTCAACTCCAGCGATTTAAATGAGACTTCCTTCAACTACTGGGCAGAAACCAATGAATCGGACGATAAATTAGATGATTTCTTCCATTCAGGAACTTCTGAAGAATATGTTCCTTTCAAAATTAAATGTACCACATTTAAACAACAACTCAGTTCTCCACCTAATAGTGATTTCAAATTAAGCTATTTAGATATTCGTGTACTTCGGATTTAGTTTTCATTGGTAGACCAATGTAAATAACTAATGTTCAACGACAGTTTCTGTCAAACAATCCGAACTTATGAATAATTCCCATTCCAACAAAAACGGCATTTCTGCCACTATACACGAATTAAAGCATTACTTGCCTTCACAGGCTCCGCTCAAAGATTTTATCCACCATAATACTTTACACGCCTTTCAGCACGACAATTTTCATACTGGAATCAGGAAGGCTGCTAAAATCCTAGGATATAAGGTATATCTAAACCTGGGAGAATTTAGAGACAGATATAAAAAGGGTGAAATCAACGATAAAATTCTGGATAGCAAAATCCTTCAAATTAAAGGTCAAGTTGATTTGAAAGAATTCAAATCTAAAATGCTGACCAAGAAATTCGAAACCAATCCCCCAAGGAGGGTTGGAACTTTAAGATCAATTTGGAAAAAAGAATACCAAATTGACCTTGATTCCCAGGTACACCCTTTTCTCTTTCGTATTCTTTGCAGTTACCTTGACCAAGGAATATCCATATGGAATTTCCCTGTAACTAGGAAAAAATTTCTCGACTCCATAAGAGAAATGGAAAGAAACTGCTTTACTAGCTTCTTCAAAACAGAAAGAGCAAAAAGACTATTACTAAACGAAGAAACTTCACTCGAAAATTTACTAAAAATTATTGTTGGAAGAGAATCCTTGTATAAAGAATATCTTTTTGACCAACAATTTGCTCACCAAGGTTGGTCTGGATTGGTTTCAACTGTCGAAGACCTTCCTGAAACATTGTTGGATACTAAGCAAATTTCATTGGAAGAACTAATCTTCCTTGAACTAATAATGGAAATCGACAATCTGGATAATACCTTAGGGAACTGGCAACCCATTTGCTCCCATGTACTTGAGGATTATGAAGATTTATTTTCTCCCATCACAATTACTGAATTGGATGAAGTTTTGGAAATTTGGCAAGAAGCGTTTGAATGGTCTTATTATGACAGAATTCTTAAAGGTATTCAAGAAGAAACACTTTCACATACCCCAAAAGAAAACCTCAGCTTCCAAGGACTATTTTGTATCGATGATAGGGAATGTTCCTTGCGTAGACATTTAGAATACCTCGATAATTCTTGTGAAACCTTTGGAACACCCGGTTTCTTTGGGGTTGAATTCTATTACCAACCGGAACACAGTAAATTCTATACCAAACTCTGTCCTGCTCCGGTAACTCCTAAATACTTAATTAAACAAATAGAAACAAAAGAACGAAACAAAAAAGATGTTCATTTTACCCAACGTAGTCATTCCATGGTACAAGGTTGGCTAATTTCTCAAACGGTTGGTTTCTGGTCAGCATTTCAATTGTTTCGAAACATCTTTAAACCATCTATCAGCCCTGCAACTACCTTATCTTTTAAACATATGGATAAGGAATGTAGACTTACCATCGAAAACGAAGGACCTCATCAACATGAAAACGGACTTCAGATTGGTTTTACGGTGGAAGAAATGGCTAATCGCGTAGAAGCTAATCTAAGGAGCATAGGACTAGTAAGAAACTTTGCTTCGATTGTTTATGTAGTCGGGCATGGTGCCAGCAGTGTAAACAATCCTCATTACGCAGCATATGATTGTGGGGCCTGTTCCGGCAGACCGGGTTCAGTTAACGCCCGTGTTTTTGCTACCATGGCAAATCATAACGAGGTAAGAGCCATATTAAAAGAAAGAGGTCTGGAGATTCCTTCAACAACCCAATTTGTGAGTGCTTTACACGATACCACGAGAGACGAAATCATGTTCTATGACGAATCAAGTCTCTCTAATAGCAATTACCAAAACCACCTGCTACATGAAGAAACCTTTCGAAAAGCACTGGATCTGAATGCCAAAGAACGTTCCAGACGTTTTATGTCCATTGATACCGAATTACCAGCCGAGAAAATTCATAAAAAAATTCTCGACAGATCTGTTTCTTTGTTTGAACCTAGACCCGA
Proteins encoded in this region:
- a CDS encoding DUF2309 domain-containing protein, with the protein product MNNSHSNKNGISATIHELKHYLPSQAPLKDFIHHNTLHAFQHDNFHTGIRKAAKILGYKVYLNLGEFRDRYKKGEINDKILDSKILQIKGQVDLKEFKSKMLTKKFETNPPRRVGTLRSIWKKEYQIDLDSQVHPFLFRILCSYLDQGISIWNFPVTRKKFLDSIREMERNCFTSFFKTERAKRLLLNEETSLENLLKIIVGRESLYKEYLFDQQFAHQGWSGLVSTVEDLPETLLDTKQISLEELIFLELIMEIDNLDNTLGNWQPICSHVLEDYEDLFSPITITELDEVLEIWQEAFEWSYYDRILKGIQEETLSHTPKENLSFQGLFCIDDRECSLRRHLEYLDNSCETFGTPGFFGVEFYYQPEHSKFYTKLCPAPVTPKYLIKQIETKERNKKDVHFTQRSHSMVQGWLISQTVGFWSAFQLFRNIFKPSISPATTLSFKHMDKECRLTIENEGPHQHENGLQIGFTVEEMANRVEANLRSIGLVRNFASIVYVVGHGASSVNNPHYAAYDCGACSGRPGSVNARVFATMANHNEVRAILKERGLEIPSTTQFVSALHDTTRDEIMFYDESSLSNSNYQNHLLHEETFRKALDLNAKERSRRFMSIDTELPAEKIHKKILDRSVSLFEPRPELNHATNALCIVGRRELSRHLFLDRRSFLNSFDPYVDPEGKYLLNILKAAAPVCGGINLEYYFSRVDNRKLGAGTKLPHNVMGLFGVANGIDGDLRPGLPSQMIEVHDPVRLLIIVEHDPDILLETIQKNAETYEWFINEWVHLVAVHPETRNFSVFKEGVFKPYLPINEQVETTNNPVKLVESSHENLPVTLLTC